TGTGAAATTGAAACTTGGTCAATTAATTTCGATCCACTTGAATCAACCAACATGAGATTGAGGGCTTTCATGAAAAAATATTCATTACCTTTATCCCAAAGTTGTCACAAGCTTTGGATATTACTCTTTAACTTCGACTCATAATAGACATTTTGAATGATTCGTTGATCTCCATTCTTCAAGCGAATTAAAATTTCACATTTCCCTTTAATTGAAATCATGGATGAATCTCCAAATGGGACATAGCCGCTCCTAATCATCTATTTCCACAAAATTATCTTTGTCTCCACACATATGATCACTCATACAATTGTCAAGATATATACCACGAGCGTTTAtctaccttttctttttctttgatagTTATCAACAAATCGGGTTCCATTTTCACTTCCTATCTTCAACAAGATTGGCTTTCTTTTCATGGTCTTGAAATATACTTCaaaattcagaagaataacttGAAATTCCCCCAACAACCCAAAACAATAAATAGAAAGTGGTGAATAGGTTTTTTTAGCAATCACATCCAATAAAAATATTGCAACTACACACGTTCTAAAGGGATCCTACAAGTTCCTCTACTTTCATGATgtccaagtctttgctttcctcaattgCAGTGACTTTAGGTCTAAACATCTCAGGCAAATACCTCATGACTTTCCTGACAATTCTATTTTCATGAATCTTTTTCCTAGGTTGAAATAAGAGTTCAGAATGCCATTCAATTGAgcataaaaaatcatcaaacattTCATCATCTTTCATCCTAATCTCTTTAAACTTAGAGGTCAACGTGTGAATTTTGGAGTTTTTCACAATCTTAATTGGTACCCACAAGTGTCACCTCTACAATATCCCATGCATCTTTAGCCATTTTACACAAACATTCTTTTAAATTCATATCATGAAACAACCATAAAGATGGCATATAATCTCTTATTGTTCCAACTACTGCCATTAAGTTCTTCCTTAGACTACGAGTCAATTTTGGTAGTAAGTTGAGTCCAACCATTCTCAATAGAAATTTAGACTCGTTCATCTAAGGATTAAGGAACGCACTCATGCAAACCTTCCAATAAGTATAGTTATTTTCCATTAAAATAAGGGAGACATTTAGAGATTGTGATTGAGCCATGACAATGTGATCAAAGATATGATCacaatcaagaaattaatccaaacaagTGAACTAATGCTCTCATACCAATTGAAAGCCCAACAACCCCAAACAATACCTAAGGGGGTGAATAGGTGTTTTCCAACAATAACAACCAATAAAAATATTCCAACCACACACACATacaacaaaattttttaaaaaaaagagtaaagatATCAAACACAATaattttggtgacgaagtgcAAACCTTTTGATTAACTCTTTAAAAGTAAAATCACTCTGGGGGTAGCCAAACCCCAAAAATTTATTCATtatagaatattaaaaaattacaatcaattacacttacaaaacctttgaaGTAAACCTGAATTGTAGCTAATAAAtgacatttttgttttctacTGCAGTAGTTCTAGAACTCTAGCTAATCTTCTATAAAGGTTCCTCTACAACCCATAATTTTGGTTGCGGAATGTTTGATTTGTGTTGTTTAACAAAGTCTATGACATATTTAAGAATGAAGGCACAAGGATACTAAAGTTTTCTCCAAGAACTCAAAATAATAGCCTTAAGGTTTTATGAAAATCGTGGATAAGGACGCTTATATAGACCTGAAAAAACAAGGACTTTAGGTGCAAGTTAGTTTCCAACGAAACATAGTCTAAAGTATTGACGTTTGAACGGGTTAGTCCCACGTTCGAATGCGTGCTAGGGTTTCACAATCTTCTCACCAACCACATTCGAACGTTCTTTGACCACCGTTGCGGCCAAACATCTCTGTGGCTCTTGTGAAACACTTAATTTCAAATATCGATCATATGATCGCCTTTGCAACTGAGGCTCTCAAAGGTATCTTTTAAAGCTCAGTTATTCATCTTCGTTCGAACCATGTTCGATTGCCCTTGGGACCGAGCCCCTCGGGAGCTCAGATCTTGAGATGCACTAAAATTGCGTTTGAACTCCTTTCGACTAGGTTTTAGCCCAACAGCTTTTGATCTTTAGTTTTCAACAAGATTTGGAATCCAACTTGAAAACTCAAGCTAGGCTTACAACCAAACTAGTTTTGACACTGAATttgccaatatatataaaacctaacaCAATTTAATCTATTTCTTGGCTTACTACAAGTGAATAGTTTACAAGGGTATTTATAGGCAAGAGTAGATACATCTAGCATTTACACAATTAATTGGGACATGAATCTCCCCAACACTCATACATAAACTTCATTAATTACATACATGAATAATTCTAAATGCATTTCTAGAAAGATGTATTCAATGTATCTACATATCATGTTCATTCTCCAACATTGCTAGTTCTATGACTGCCAAAATAATTATTGTTACACAACAAGGCACGTTTAATGTAGTGCATGATGGAGGATGCATAATGATGCAAACTATGATATTCCAATATTATCTATCTAATATAATTTCAAGGGAACACATCAAACCTTCTAACCTACCACAAATCTAATGTGATATATGCAGGCAACTAATGGGCCAAGAACTTTCTGGTTTGAGTATCAAAGATCTACAAAATTTGGAAAACACACTGGAAATGAGTTTGAAGGGTATCCGTATGAGAAAGGTCTAAACTCCTTATACCTAGTCAAAATTACATCCAATTATACTCGAGATCCCCCCCTATGTGCAGAGCATGCACGAATCTTTacatttctatttttctcttgcAGGAACAATTTTTCActgaagaaataaaagaattaaactGGAAGGTTTAACTAGAGGATTGGTtcaatttctgcaaattttcatTTGGGGATAATTCCATATTCGAAACATGactttaatgaatttaattgcAGGGAAACCTTGTCCATCAAGAAAACCTTGAACTGCATAAGAAGGTAGACCTCTTACACAACGAAAATGCACATTTGCAAAAGAAGGTATTTGAAAGAAATATGTGTATatgttaagaaaaatatatatatatatatatatatatatatatatatatatatatatatatatatacttcattAATTGTaaactctttcctttttttttcttttatcttcataTAAGAACTTAAGTAGCCATAAGTTCACGGTAATCATCTTGCAACTAGAGAAGGATAGAGGTTTTCCTGTAACTAAGCCTTACTACTAACTTTGGCTCTCAGGTTTGCGAAGAAAGAGAACTAAATGAAGCAAACAAAAGTTCACATTCTTTACACACAATCAGCAATGGATATGACATTCATAGAGCCATCCATCTCCAGATAAGCCTACATCAACCTCAAAACAATGAGGCATAGGAAAAACAATGAAATTGGGGTATCTTTTTCAAATTGTTGACATACTATTAATTATAAAACTTTATTGAGTATTGATTCACCCTATTAATATCTTGATCATCAACCTTTGCAACAGATTACAATTGTAGCAATGAAGCTAGTCTACAACTGTGGATAGCTAACCATCATTATCCCATCAAAAACTTGTCATAGTGAAAAATTAAGCTTATCCCAATTAGATCTCAAATTTCAGCTACTAATACATTTAGCTAAATGGCCATTGGCTTTGGTATGAAATGTGCTATGAGGAAAGCTTAATAATTTCTCTAAGATGATCATTTCTATGTAAATCTAAACTGTAAAGCCTTACATGTGCCAACTATTATACTTGCTATCTTGTACTATTGTGATCACCCACGTGACTAATGTTAATATTCGTggtatttatatttgttttatggAAATTAATCAGTATCTCTAACAAGAAAATCTTTAGAATGTGCAAAACTTTTTCCCATAGCagcaaaattttgaatatttttatgaaatgtttaaaaagtaaagaaaaagttCAAAAGAGAAgtaaacaacaaagaaaaacaaaataaagacaatattaaaagaataaaaaataattacatttccaaaaaaaaaataaaaaattaaagatacaGATCCTACTTAATTTGTAAAGTTGTAAACTGATTAATGTGGTAATAGAGTTGTGTAAGCACACAAGCATGCAGGGATTGTAATTCAAATTTAGAGAATCCGAACACCAATAACATTATTGTGTCGAAACCttgttacttttactttctCTTTTTCGATCCACAAGACTATTGGTCTGAAAATGCAAGAGCAtaatgaagtaaaaaataaaaaataaacgccTTTTGAGCAATCTCTTTCTAATTATATAAATGCAGAGGGGACTTGATTTTTGTTATACACGATGCGGCGAAAAAGACTGTTTCAACAAGATATGCCTTGCCTGCATTAAGATTTAAAACTTGTCATATGCTTTCAGGAAATGTTCGGAACAGAGAACTAAAAATTATACAACGCCACATTCTCCAAAAATTGAGAAACAAGAAGAGATCTATTAAGAGAAAGATTTATCCAAGAGAAAATCTTAATAGTTACATCCAATCACAAACTACATGAAAGTTGCCCCTAGGATAGATTATGGTTCTTGGATATCCAATCAATTAATCCCCTAAACCCGGGAAGCTTAAGCGAAAATGAAAGAGTAGGGTGAGGGATAAAGGGGGAAGCCACTAAATGGAAGGCTTCGTGTTGCTAACGTGCATCGGCTTTCGCGCTAGCGCGCTCATCCGTTACTTGAGTCATGATTTTAAGATCAAAGGCTTAATACGAAAGTACTTTGATGGAAGTTTATTAAACATGAAATCCAAGTGCTAAAGCACGAACCCCCGTTACTGATGGACAAATTTGTTTGGAAACATAGCTATTTTATCGAGGCGTACGAAGCTCGAGTACTGTCTTCGTCCGTGAACGCAACAAGATGCAGTCGTCTAACTCGACTTCAATAGGAAGTCTGATTGCAGCTCTCTCCTGCAGTTGTGATGACGGTTTCCCACATTAGACATCGCATCCCCTTGAAGTGGAACTTCAATTGCCATAACAAATCATTATGGCATTTCCTCCGTATAAGTGGTGACAACTCTATAGCTCGACCACTACATTTCTGCACATTGAGTCTTTTGTCACCGACAGGCAACGCAGTTCTTCACTGCATTCATTGTAATAGCACTCTTTCCCAGTCTACCACGCTAAGTGTCCCAATGACATTCTCCCACTCAACTTTCCCTTCATCCGAAACAAACTTCAATACAAACAAACTGTGGTCCGAAAATCGGAATTTTACAATTGCCCTTGCTGACACCATAATTTACAACTCTtgattttagtttaataaattgtatatCATATTTGAGATTATAAAGTTAT
The sequence above is drawn from the Alnus glutinosa chromosome 11, dhAlnGlut1.1, whole genome shotgun sequence genome and encodes:
- the LOC133882346 gene encoding MADS-box transcription factor 23-like isoform X1, whose product is MGRGKIVIKRIDNSTSRQVTFSKRRNGLLKKARELSILCEAEVGLIVFSSSGRLYDFASSSMKSVIERYKQLKEEHHQLLTPDSEVKLWKREVASLRQQLQYVQELNRQLMGQELSGLSIKDLQNLENTLEMSLKGIRMRKEQFFTEEIKELNWKGNLVHQENLELHKKVDLLHNENAHLQKKVCEERELNEANKSSHSLHTISNGYDIHRAIHLQISLHQPQNNEA